The following coding sequences lie in one Armatimonadota bacterium genomic window:
- a CDS encoding HIT domain-containing protein produces MKALWAPWRSGYVMGPREEGCFLCAAPAAGDDPGRRIVHRSRRVYVILNSFPYNSGHVMVAPLRHVARPQDLDEEERLDLMDTLVLVMQALQAALQPEGFNVGLNLGRAAGAGVEQHLHLHVVPRWVGDTNFMPVLADTKVLPEHLDVTYEKLRQALHAVQADASGGAPTPHPRPEDSL; encoded by the coding sequence GTGAAGGCGCTCTGGGCGCCGTGGCGGAGCGGGTACGTGATGGGGCCGCGGGAGGAAGGTTGCTTCCTCTGTGCCGCTCCGGCCGCCGGCGATGACCCCGGCCGCCGCATCGTGCACCGCAGCCGGCGCGTCTACGTCATCCTCAACTCCTTCCCCTACAACAGCGGGCACGTCATGGTGGCCCCGCTGCGCCACGTGGCCCGTCCGCAGGACCTGGATGAAGAGGAGCGTCTGGACCTGATGGACACCCTGGTCCTGGTCATGCAGGCGCTCCAGGCGGCACTACAGCCGGAGGGGTTCAACGTGGGGCTGAACCTGGGCCGGGCGGCGGGGGCAGGGGTGGAGCAGCACCTCCACCTGCACGTCGTCCCCCGCTGGGTGGGGGACACCAACTTCATGCCGGTTCTTGCCGATACGAAGGTGCTTCCCGAGCACCTGGATGTCACCTACGAGAAGCTGCGACAGGCCCTGCACGCTGTGCAGGCCGACGCCTCCGGCGGAGCACCTACACCTCACCCGCGCCCCGAAGATTCCCTCTGA
- a CDS encoding GGDEF domain-containing protein, with product MKTVRQLMRVDLVTLPRDASVAAAMRTMLEHRVGALPVVEGQRILGIITARDLLGQALYRLVGDVMTTDLAVIGPDEPVTAAYQLLEARHVNQLPVVEHGRLIGMVTRLEVLHELGKLTDPLTGLPWPGTLRQRAAELLAQRREIVVIFIDLDRFRLINKRFGHVAGDRLISAVASALLRATDTTQDLLCRYGGDEFALVTTRPAAEAEALAERLLAAIRELTLPELEGVSLTASVGLAGGRRSGEREAHPGATVDDLITMASRASTAAKSLERPLLHAHEMEAMAVLQQAVVEEGTRLRIGPLGLTVEGGQASARVELELEGRRYSGVASGPAAGGGPLRAMAQATTAALAQLLPPGWTAEVEEITYTPFPVGAAVSVALVLATPTGEELLVGTVPYARNDTRVVVRAVLKAVNRRLVRLLALAGTR from the coding sequence ATGAAGACCGTCCGGCAGCTGATGCGCGTGGACCTGGTCACGCTGCCGCGGGACGCCAGCGTGGCGGCGGCGATGCGCACCATGCTGGAGCACCGGGTGGGCGCCCTGCCCGTGGTGGAGGGGCAGCGCATCCTGGGGATCATCACCGCCCGCGATCTGCTGGGGCAGGCTCTCTACAGGCTGGTGGGGGACGTCATGACCACCGACCTGGCGGTCATCGGCCCCGACGAGCCCGTCACCGCCGCCTACCAGCTCCTGGAGGCGCGCCACGTCAACCAGCTTCCGGTGGTCGAGCACGGGCGGCTGATCGGCATGGTCACCCGCCTGGAGGTTCTGCATGAGCTGGGCAAGCTCACCGACCCCCTGACGGGGCTGCCCTGGCCGGGGACGCTGCGACAGCGCGCGGCCGAGCTGCTGGCCCAGCGGCGGGAAATCGTGGTCATCTTCATCGACCTGGACCGCTTCCGCCTGATCAACAAGCGTTTCGGCCACGTGGCGGGAGACCGGCTGATCAGCGCGGTGGCCTCGGCGCTCCTGCGGGCCACGGACACAACCCAGGACCTGCTCTGCCGCTACGGCGGCGACGAGTTCGCCTTGGTCACCACCCGGCCGGCGGCGGAGGCGGAGGCGCTGGCGGAGAGGCTCCTGGCCGCTATCCGGGAGCTCACCCTGCCCGAGCTGGAAGGGGTGTCGCTGACGGCCAGCGTGGGGCTGGCGGGGGGACGGCGCAGCGGAGAGCGGGAGGCGCACCCCGGGGCGACGGTGGACGACCTGATCACCATGGCCAGTCGCGCCTCCACCGCGGCCAAGTCCCTGGAGCGCCCGCTGCTGCACGCCCACGAGATGGAGGCGATGGCGGTGCTGCAGCAGGCCGTGGTGGAAGAGGGGACGCGCCTGCGCATCGGCCCGCTGGGCCTGACCGTGGAGGGGGGGCAGGCCAGCGCGCGCGTGGAACTGGAGCTGGAGGGACGGCGTTACTCCGGTGTCGCCAGCGGCCCGGCGGCCGGAGGTGGACCCTTGCGGGCGATGGCGCAGGCGACCACCGCCGCCCTGGCTCAGCTGCTGCCCCCGGGGTGGACCGCGGAGGTGGAGGAGATCACCTATACGCCGTTTCCTGTAGGCGCTGCGGTCAGCGTGGCGCTGGTGCTGGCTACCCCGACCGGGGAGGAGCTGCTCGTGGGCACCGTCCCTTACGCCAGGAATGACACCCGCGTCGTGGTCCGGGCCGTACTCAAGGCGGTGAATCGCCGTCTCGTCCGGCTGCTGGCCCTGGCCGGCACGAGATGA
- a CDS encoding M28 family metallopeptidase, with translation MRPSSGALRPTHWAVRALLLLLLAAPALLAPALVAPALPAASAEGAIRHAAVLSREVGPRPSGTPAFLRAADYVDGSLRAWGYTVERQPFPFLYFEVRGSVLRLVATGETIPTVVPEYSAATPPAGIEAALADGGFGRPEELQRVAGRIALVQRGPAGFLFRDKVANAAAAGAVAIIIYNHTPDPVPQVTLLTPARIPAVVVTQEAGQRLLGLLRQGEVRVHLRVETVLEERTTWNVVGRRQGRGGRAIVVGAHLDSVEVSPGANDNASGVAAVLEAARLLAGAPLELPLEVVAFGAEERGLLGSAYYVRQRGGQVAAMVNLDMVGVGVLRAGNGSGDGPLLEAAERVASGQGVALPRFRLPGGSDHASFERAGIPTVFLHTGDDPQIHTPGDVLERLDPRLLAQAAQLAAAVVLEAPRVIR, from the coding sequence ATGAGACCTTCCTCCGGCGCCCTGCGCCCGACCCACTGGGCAGTCCGGGCGCTGTTGCTTCTCCTGCTGGCGGCACCGGCGCTACTGGCGCCGGCACTGGTCGCGCCAGCGCTGCCGGCGGCCTCGGCCGAAGGTGCTATCCGGCACGCCGCGGTCCTCTCCCGGGAGGTCGGCCCACGGCCCTCCGGAACACCTGCCTTCCTGCGCGCGGCGGACTACGTGGACGGCAGTCTCCGCGCCTGGGGGTACACCGTGGAGCGGCAGCCCTTTCCCTTTCTCTACTTCGAGGTCCGCGGCTCCGTCCTGCGGCTGGTGGCCACCGGGGAGACAATCCCCACGGTGGTGCCCGAGTACTCAGCCGCCACTCCGCCGGCGGGAATCGAGGCGGCGCTGGCCGACGGGGGGTTCGGCCGCCCGGAGGAGCTGCAGCGGGTCGCCGGCCGGATCGCCCTGGTGCAGCGCGGGCCGGCGGGGTTCCTCTTCCGCGACAAGGTGGCCAACGCTGCCGCCGCGGGGGCGGTGGCCATCATCATCTACAATCACACGCCCGACCCCGTGCCCCAGGTCACCCTGCTGACGCCAGCCCGCATCCCCGCAGTGGTGGTGACCCAGGAAGCGGGGCAGCGGCTTCTGGGGCTGCTGCGCCAGGGCGAGGTGCGCGTCCACCTGCGCGTGGAGACGGTGCTGGAGGAGCGCACCACCTGGAACGTGGTGGGCCGCCGCCAGGGGCGCGGCGGCCGGGCCATCGTGGTGGGCGCCCACCTGGACAGCGTGGAGGTCAGCCCTGGCGCCAACGACAACGCTTCAGGGGTGGCCGCCGTCCTGGAGGCGGCGCGCCTGCTGGCGGGCGCACCGCTGGAGCTGCCGCTGGAGGTGGTCGCCTTCGGAGCGGAGGAGCGCGGCCTGCTGGGATCAGCGTACTACGTCCGCCAGCGGGGCGGGCAGGTGGCCGCCATGGTAAACCTGGACATGGTGGGCGTGGGGGTGTTGCGGGCCGGGAACGGTAGCGGCGACGGACCGCTGCTGGAGGCGGCAGAGCGGGTCGCATCCGGGCAGGGTGTGGCTCTGCCGCGCTTCCGTCTTCCCGGTGGGAGCGATCATGCCTCGTTCGAGCGGGCCGGCATCCCCACCGTTTTCCTGCACACGGGCGATGACCCGCAGATCCACACCCCCGGCGACGTCCTGGAGCGGCTGGACCCGCGCCTGCTGGCCCAGGCGGCGCAGCTGGCCGCCGCGGTGGTGCTGGAGGCCCCCAGGGTTATCCGCTAG
- a CDS encoding hemolysin family protein, producing the protein MELSVTSIMWRLVAVLVLVAANGMFVAAEFSIVAVRRTRLLPLVESGSPRARMVLRATDNLDPYLAATQLGITMASLGLGWIGEPAVAALLEPLLHPLPLGLQEATTRVVAIVLAFALITTLHIVFGELAAKSLAIWRPEATALVVTPPTELFSRLFRPFIWVLNGAANATLSLFGLRAPSGRHVYSPEEIRLLVSESRRAGVVEEEEALLVHRVFKFADRLVEEVMVPRVSVRGVPNSAAVVEAVAAVREAGFTRLPVFSEDLDHIVGMVHAKDLLVAQAEGREGEPVDRVMRPVLYVPEMKPVVDLLEEMRRQGIQLAVVLDEFGGTSGIVTIEDLLEELVGEIPGEFRPERRLVVLQQPDRIVVDAAIPLDELNERFHIALPTTAANTLGGFIFHHLEAIPEAGTTFRYQGLEFRIESATRTRIGLVQIRRVRP; encoded by the coding sequence ATGGAGCTGTCGGTCACGTCCATCATGTGGCGCCTGGTCGCCGTGCTGGTGCTGGTGGCGGCCAACGGCATGTTCGTGGCCGCGGAGTTTTCCATCGTGGCCGTGCGGCGGACGCGACTGCTCCCCCTGGTGGAGAGTGGCTCCCCGCGGGCGCGGATGGTGCTGCGGGCCACGGACAACCTGGACCCGTACCTGGCGGCGACGCAGCTGGGCATCACCATGGCCAGCCTGGGGCTGGGGTGGATCGGCGAGCCGGCGGTGGCGGCGCTGCTGGAGCCGCTGCTGCACCCGCTCCCCCTCGGCCTCCAGGAGGCCACCACCCGGGTGGTGGCCATCGTTCTGGCCTTTGCCCTGATCACCACGCTACACATCGTCTTTGGAGAGCTGGCCGCCAAGAGCCTGGCCATCTGGCGGCCGGAGGCCACGGCGCTGGTGGTGACGCCTCCCACCGAGCTGTTCTCCCGCCTCTTCCGGCCGTTCATCTGGGTCCTCAACGGCGCCGCCAACGCCACCCTCTCCCTTTTCGGCCTGCGGGCGCCCAGCGGACGGCACGTCTACTCGCCGGAGGAGATCCGCCTGCTGGTCAGCGAGAGCCGCCGCGCGGGCGTCGTGGAAGAGGAGGAGGCGCTGCTGGTGCACCGCGTCTTCAAGTTCGCCGACCGCCTGGTGGAGGAGGTAATGGTGCCGCGGGTGTCTGTGCGCGGCGTGCCCAACAGCGCCGCAGTGGTCGAGGCCGTGGCCGCAGTGCGCGAGGCCGGCTTCACCCGCCTGCCGGTCTTCAGCGAGGACCTGGACCACATCGTGGGCATGGTGCACGCCAAGGACCTGCTGGTGGCGCAGGCGGAGGGGCGGGAGGGAGAGCCGGTGGACCGGGTGATGCGCCCTGTGCTCTACGTCCCCGAGATGAAGCCGGTGGTGGACCTGCTGGAGGAGATGCGCCGCCAGGGCATCCAGCTGGCCGTGGTGCTGGACGAGTTCGGCGGCACCTCGGGCATCGTCACCATCGAGGACCTCCTGGAGGAGCTGGTGGGGGAGATTCCCGGCGAGTTCCGCCCGGAGCGCCGCCTGGTGGTCCTCCAGCAGCCGGACCGCATCGTCGTGGACGCGGCCATCCCCCTAGACGAGCTCAACGAGCGCTTCCACATCGCCCTGCCCACCACAGCCGCCAATACCCTGGGCGGCTTCATCTTCCACCACCTGGAGGCGATTCCGGAGGCGGGGACGACCTTCCGCTACCAGGGGCTGGAGTTCCGCATCGAGTCGGCGACGCGCACGCGAATCGGCCTGGTGCAGATCCGCAGGGTCAGACCGTAG
- a CDS encoding DinB family protein, whose amino-acid sequence MSNPAGLDPVEIYEYLVRARRPVLERVETLSDADYTRQFPFGERTIRHTLAHIAGAEWAYNRRLRGEPVPPLGERPFTRFYQTGFPPLQQAWEELAEETRRTLRGIGDWSRPVEYVAAAAGGPGVRIRTTTGGVATQLVLHEVHHRAQVMAMLRHLNVPVESLDYSILMFVREEAGT is encoded by the coding sequence ATGAGCAACCCAGCCGGGCTGGACCCTGTGGAGATCTACGAGTACCTGGTGCGAGCCCGAAGGCCCGTCCTGGAGCGCGTGGAGACGCTGTCCGACGCCGACTACACGCGGCAGTTTCCATTTGGTGAGCGGACGATCCGCCACACACTGGCGCATATAGCTGGTGCGGAGTGGGCCTACAACCGGCGGCTGCGCGGCGAACCGGTCCCGCCGCTGGGGGAGCGTCCCTTCACCCGCTTCTACCAGACGGGCTTTCCTCCGCTGCAGCAGGCCTGGGAGGAGCTGGCGGAGGAGACCCGCCGCACCCTGCGGGGTATCGGGGACTGGAGCCGGCCGGTGGAGTACGTAGCTGCAGCTGCGGGAGGGCCCGGGGTGCGCATCCGCACCACCACCGGCGGCGTTGCCACGCAGCTGGTGCTGCACGAGGTCCACCACCGCGCGCAGGTGATGGCCATGCTGCGCCACCTGAATGTCCCCGTGGAGTCGCTGGACTATTCGATCCTGATGTTTGTGCGGGAGGAGGCGGGGACCTGA
- a CDS encoding PAS domain S-box protein, producing the protein MGGLRRPQGDPLWCRTVRRLPLSRVRASLLALMLLAGLPGLGLAFSMGLESRRATAAATHAEAAQLVRLLSLQQRQLIDQTRVLLVDLARHPEIARRQDAACSALLLETLRRYPRYANLGAADPAGNVFCSALPLTPPVNIADRAYFRLAVERRDFALGEYQVGRITGKASVNAGYPVLDRAGQVTAVVFAALGLDWLNTLAAESRLPPGAVLHVVDAQGTILARYPDPQPWVGKAFPDAPSIRAVLAAGGEGTAEVSGVDGVRRLYAFAPLTPSPQPRGPFVSIGIPTAVAYAGATRLLVRNLLGLLLAGALMLAATWWVGDLLVVRRVRALVQAAQRLGSGDLAARTELPHTAGELGLLARAFDEMAGALEQRQAETRAAVQALRASEERLRLLVEQLPAVVWTTDRELRFTASQGAGLARLGLRPNQVVGQSLREYFRTDDPDYLPIAAHRAALAGESVAYELEWEGRAYVSHVEPLRDGTGQTIGVLGIALDVTERRHAEEALRSLNVQLERRVRERTAELREAKAFLEHLIATSPGILFQAARDYTLTYISPNLERILGYRPEEVVGVPYSFLEKIHPEDRDQVQVADEQRPRGGRPSPGREVGLVREVRLRHRDGTYRWFSVAMRISHDADGTPATILGHALDVTERKRAEEALLEARAEAERANLAKSDFLSRMSHELRTPLHAILGFAQLLEMEPLRPEQEESVRQILRAGHHLLELISEVLDIARIEAGRVAISLEPVQVGGLIREVLDLMAPVAADRRIRVRGEAAASPAYVRADRQRLRQVLLNLLSNAVKYNRPAGTVEVTLHTASPHRLRFLVSDTGPGIPPEWQQRLFQPFERLHADQTGVEGAGLGLALSKRLVEAMGGQIGVESTPGAGSTFWVELPAVPDPLEGHRLAASASPGGFPDAVFLSAPPGGELVD; encoded by the coding sequence ATGGGGGGACTGCGCCGCCCACAAGGAGATCCGCTCTGGTGCCGGACCGTCCGGCGACTCCCCCTCTCCCGCGTGCGGGCCAGCCTGCTGGCGCTGATGCTGCTGGCCGGCCTGCCCGGACTCGGCCTGGCCTTCTCCATGGGGCTGGAAAGCCGGCGGGCCACCGCAGCGGCCACGCACGCCGAGGCCGCGCAACTGGTCCGCCTGCTCTCCCTGCAGCAGCGGCAGCTCATCGACCAGACGCGCGTGCTCCTGGTGGACCTGGCCCGCCATCCGGAGATCGCCCGGCGGCAGGACGCCGCCTGCAGTGCCCTGCTCCTGGAGACCCTGCGCCGCTATCCCCGCTATGCCAACCTGGGCGCGGCCGACCCAGCCGGGAACGTCTTCTGCAGCGCCCTCCCGCTGACCCCACCGGTGAACATCGCCGACCGCGCCTACTTCCGCCTGGCTGTGGAGAGGCGGGACTTCGCCCTGGGCGAGTACCAGGTCGGCCGGATCACGGGCAAGGCGTCGGTGAACGCGGGCTATCCCGTGCTGGACCGGGCCGGGCAGGTAACGGCCGTCGTCTTCGCCGCCCTGGGCCTGGACTGGCTCAACACCCTGGCCGCCGAATCCCGCCTGCCCCCGGGGGCCGTCCTGCACGTGGTCGACGCTCAGGGCACGATCCTGGCCCGGTACCCGGACCCCCAGCCGTGGGTGGGGAAGGCATTCCCTGATGCCCCCAGCATCAGGGCCGTACTGGCCGCAGGAGGCGAAGGCACGGCCGAGGTCTCGGGAGTGGACGGAGTGCGGCGCCTCTACGCCTTCGCCCCACTGACGCCGTCGCCGCAGCCGAGGGGGCCGTTCGTCAGCATCGGTATTCCCACCGCCGTCGCCTACGCGGGAGCCACCCGCCTCCTGGTCCGCAACCTGCTGGGGCTGCTCCTGGCCGGCGCTCTGATGCTGGCCGCGACCTGGTGGGTTGGAGACCTGCTGGTGGTGCGACGCGTTCGCGCGCTGGTACAGGCGGCGCAGCGGCTGGGCAGCGGCGACCTGGCCGCGCGTACCGAGCTGCCCCACACCGCAGGAGAGCTGGGCCTTCTGGCCCGCGCCTTCGACGAGATGGCCGGTGCCCTGGAACAGCGCCAGGCTGAAACACGGGCGGCGGTGCAAGCGCTGCGCGCCAGTGAGGAACGGCTGCGCCTGCTGGTGGAGCAATTACCGGCTGTCGTCTGGACCACCGACCGGGAACTGCGATTCACCGCCTCGCAGGGCGCGGGCCTGGCCCGACTGGGCCTTCGGCCCAACCAGGTGGTGGGACAGAGCCTCCGGGAGTACTTCCGGACCGACGATCCGGACTACCTTCCCATTGCCGCGCACCGTGCCGCGCTGGCGGGAGAGTCGGTGGCCTACGAGCTGGAGTGGGAAGGGCGGGCCTACGTGAGCCACGTGGAGCCGCTGCGTGATGGGACCGGCCAGACCATCGGAGTGCTGGGGATCGCCCTGGACGTCACCGAACGGCGGCACGCTGAGGAGGCCCTCCGCTCGTTGAACGTCCAGCTGGAGCGGCGGGTGCGGGAACGCACCGCCGAGCTGCGCGAAGCCAAGGCGTTTCTGGAGCACCTCATCGCCACCAGCCCCGGAATCCTCTTCCAGGCCGCCCGCGACTACACCCTCACCTACATCAGCCCCAACCTGGAGCGGATACTGGGTTATCGTCCCGAGGAGGTCGTGGGTGTCCCGTACTCCTTCCTGGAGAAGATTCACCCGGAGGATCGGGATCAGGTGCAGGTGGCAGATGAGCAGAGGCCGCGCGGGGGGCGACCGTCTCCGGGGCGGGAGGTGGGGCTGGTGCGGGAGGTGCGCTTGCGGCACCGCGACGGGACCTACCGCTGGTTCTCCGTGGCCATGCGCATCAGCCACGATGCCGACGGTACCCCCGCCACCATCCTGGGACACGCCCTGGACGTCACGGAGCGCAAGCGGGCCGAGGAGGCCCTCCTGGAGGCCCGGGCGGAGGCGGAGCGGGCGAACCTGGCCAAGAGCGACTTCCTCTCCCGGATGAGCCACGAGTTGCGCACGCCTCTGCACGCCATCCTGGGGTTCGCCCAGCTCCTGGAGATGGAGCCCCTGCGGCCGGAGCAGGAGGAGAGCGTGCGGCAGATCCTCCGGGCCGGCCACCACCTGCTGGAGCTGATCAGCGAGGTCCTGGACATCGCCCGCATCGAGGCCGGGCGCGTTGCTATCTCCCTGGAGCCGGTCCAGGTAGGCGGGCTGATCCGGGAGGTGCTCGACCTGATGGCCCCTGTGGCCGCAGACAGGCGCATCCGGGTCCGGGGAGAGGCGGCGGCTTCACCGGCCTACGTCCGCGCCGACAGGCAGCGGCTGAGGCAGGTGCTGCTGAACCTCCTCTCTAACGCTGTCAAGTACAACCGTCCGGCGGGGACGGTGGAGGTAACGCTGCACACCGCCTCCCCCCACCGGCTGCGCTTCCTGGTCAGCGACACCGGTCCAGGCATCCCCCCGGAGTGGCAGCAGCGGTTGTTCCAGCCCTTCGAGCGCCTGCACGCCGACCAGACGGGCGTGGAAGGGGCGGGGCTGGGCCTCGCCCTCTCCAAGCGCCTGGTAGAGGCCATGGGCGGCCAGATCGGCGTGGAGAGCACCCCGGGTGCGGGCAGCACGTTCTGGGTAGAGCTGCCCGCTGTGCCGGATCCGCTGGAGGGCCACCGACTGGCCGCCTCGGCCTCGCCCGGTGGCTTCCCGGATGCCGTCTTCCTCTCCGCCCCGCCGGGCGGGGAGCTGGTGGACTGA
- a CDS encoding response regulator — translation MAPASAPSPDGARTVLYIEDNLSNLELVQRILARQPDLRLLTATRGQEGLHLAQQHHPRVILLDVHLPDLSGDEVLRRLKSEGPLASIPVVVISADATPVQRARLLSLGARDYLTKPLDVRAFMAVLRQALEEGE, via the coding sequence TTGGCCCCGGCATCCGCCCCCAGTCCCGACGGTGCACGAACCGTCCTCTACATCGAGGACAACCTCTCCAACCTGGAGCTGGTCCAACGCATCCTGGCGCGCCAGCCGGACCTGCGCCTGCTCACTGCTACCCGGGGGCAGGAGGGCCTGCACCTGGCCCAGCAGCACCATCCCCGGGTCATCCTGCTGGACGTCCACCTGCCGGACCTCTCCGGCGACGAGGTCCTCCGCCGGCTGAAGAGTGAGGGGCCGCTGGCCAGCATCCCCGTCGTGGTCATCAGCGCCGACGCTACCCCGGTACAGCGGGCGCGCCTGCTCTCCCTGGGGGCGCGGGACTACCTGACCAAGCCCCTGGACGTCCGGGCATTCATGGCCGTCCTGCGGCAGGCGCTGGAGGAAGGGGAATGA
- a CDS encoding PAS domain S-box protein, whose protein sequence is MRPQRLTAAIRWAGATLLGQFTLLALLLTALVAAGFAWVVSRQMVQDALDDAARQAARVVQLLITPQVRAEDFALPTPMRVAAWRALVGRVVDGADIVRIKVWNARGQVVYADAADLIGRVYPLQENSGLADALQGRLVHQVSGLEKAENALERNHRRLLEVYVPVTLPDRAGVAGVYEVYRSFAPLQARIDRIRRLVWGGAAAAFALLYASCSALVSRVSRRFSALASFPEQNPDPVVETDLSGKITYMNPQASVQLPDLRAAGRQHPLLADLPDLLAELGDRGKGSLTGVTKVGETFYQRFVYPTGRDRLRLYIHDVTEALLAEEQVRKLSRALEQTADLVMITSRDGAIEYVNGAFEDVTGYAREEVIGRTPRVLKAEGNDPRVYEQLWKTILAGKVFRGVLMNRKKNGEVFYADQTITPVLDGDGSIMYFVSTARDVTARQQAEEEIRRLNAQLEQRVAERTAELHRAKEEAERASVAKSEFLSRMSHELRTPLNAILGFAQLLEMEPLPPEQRESVAHILQGGRHLLQLINEVLDISRIEAGRLTLSPEPVHAAGVLQEVVDLIAPLAAQRGVRLGTEATDGDAFVLADLQRLKQVLLNLLSNAVKYNVPGGSVTVSCEPSRHGWLRLSVRDTGRGIPPEKLDQVFVPFARLGAEQTGVEGTGIGLALSKGLVEVMGGEMGVESVVAKGSTFWVELPLAESSPQRGERMWEEPFPPPGEEALGVAGGTILHIEDNLANVELLQRILEDRPRIRLLAAMQGRMGLDLARQHRPDLILLDVHLPDLSGEEVLRRLQADPRTRFIPVIVITADSSSGQTERLLAIGAAGLLRKPVEIQELLRTLDEALRRVKGRHAGPVT, encoded by the coding sequence ATGAGGCCACAGCGCCTTACCGCAGCGATCCGGTGGGCCGGCGCCACCCTGCTGGGGCAGTTCACTCTGCTGGCCCTGCTGCTGACGGCGCTGGTGGCCGCGGGTTTCGCCTGGGTGGTCAGCAGGCAGATGGTGCAGGATGCCCTGGACGACGCCGCCCGCCAGGCCGCCCGGGTGGTGCAGCTGCTCATCACCCCCCAGGTGAGGGCGGAGGACTTCGCGTTGCCGACTCCGATGCGGGTGGCTGCCTGGCGGGCACTTGTGGGCCGGGTGGTGGACGGGGCGGACATCGTGCGCATCAAGGTGTGGAATGCCCGCGGCCAGGTCGTCTACGCGGACGCGGCGGACCTGATCGGCCGGGTGTATCCTCTGCAGGAGAACAGCGGGCTGGCTGATGCCCTGCAGGGCCGCCTGGTCCACCAGGTCAGCGGGCTGGAGAAGGCGGAGAACGCGCTGGAGCGCAACCACCGGCGGCTGCTGGAGGTTTACGTGCCGGTCACGCTACCCGACCGTGCCGGGGTGGCCGGGGTCTACGAGGTCTACCGCAGCTTCGCACCGCTGCAGGCCAGAATCGACAGGATCAGGCGGCTGGTCTGGGGAGGAGCGGCGGCCGCCTTCGCCCTACTCTACGCCTCCTGCTCCGCGCTGGTCAGCAGGGTCAGCCGTCGCTTCTCCGCTCTGGCCTCCTTTCCCGAGCAGAATCCCGATCCGGTGGTGGAGACCGACCTCTCCGGGAAGATCACCTACATGAACCCCCAGGCCTCGGTGCAGCTTCCCGACCTGCGGGCCGCCGGCCGACAGCACCCCCTGCTGGCGGACCTGCCGGATCTGCTGGCGGAGCTGGGGGATCGTGGCAAGGGGTCGCTCACCGGGGTGACCAAGGTGGGCGAGACGTTCTACCAGCGGTTCGTGTACCCGACGGGCCGTGATCGCCTGCGGCTGTACATCCACGACGTCACAGAGGCCCTCCTGGCGGAGGAGCAGGTGCGCAAGCTCTCCCGGGCCTTGGAGCAGACGGCGGACCTGGTGATGATCACCAGTCGGGATGGTGCGATTGAGTACGTCAACGGTGCCTTTGAAGACGTGACCGGTTACGCCAGGGAAGAGGTTATCGGGCGGACTCCCCGGGTCCTCAAAGCCGAGGGAAATGATCCGCGGGTTTACGAGCAGCTCTGGAAGACGATTCTCGCCGGTAAGGTCTTCCGCGGAGTATTGATGAACAGAAAGAAGAACGGTGAGGTGTTCTACGCGGACCAGACGATCACACCTGTCCTGGACGGGGACGGGAGCATCATGTACTTCGTCTCCACCGCCAGAGACGTCACCGCACGGCAGCAGGCGGAGGAGGAGATCCGCCGCCTGAACGCCCAGCTGGAGCAGCGGGTGGCCGAGCGCACCGCCGAGCTGCACCGGGCCAAGGAGGAGGCCGAGCGGGCCAGCGTGGCCAAAAGTGAGTTCCTCTCCCGGATGAGCCACGAGCTGCGCACGCCGCTGAACGCCATTCTGGGGTTCGCCCAGCTGCTGGAGATGGAACCGCTGCCGCCAGAGCAGCGGGAGAGCGTGGCCCACATCCTGCAGGGCGGCCGGCACCTGCTGCAGCTGATCAACGAGGTGCTGGACATCTCCCGCATCGAGGCCGGGCGGCTGACCCTCTCCCCGGAGCCGGTGCACGCCGCGGGGGTCCTGCAGGAGGTAGTGGACCTCATCGCCCCCCTGGCGGCGCAGCGGGGCGTCCGCCTGGGCACCGAGGCCACAGACGGTGACGCCTTCGTCCTGGCCGACCTGCAGCGCCTGAAGCAGGTGCTGCTCAACCTCCTCTCCAACGCCGTGAAGTACAACGTCCCCGGCGGTAGCGTCACCGTCTCCTGCGAGCCCTCCCGCCACGGCTGGCTGCGTCTCAGCGTGCGGGACACCGGGCGGGGGATTCCCCCGGAGAAGCTGGACCAGGTCTTCGTCCCCTTCGCCCGCCTGGGGGCCGAGCAGACCGGGGTGGAGGGGACCGGCATCGGCCTGGCCCTTTCCAAGGGGCTGGTGGAGGTGATGGGCGGGGAGATGGGTGTGGAGAGCGTGGTGGCGAAGGGCAGCACCTTCTGGGTGGAGCTGCCCCTGGCCGAGAGCTCTCCGCAGCGCGGGGAGCGCATGTGGGAAGAGCCCTTCCCTCCCCCCGGGGAGGAGGCCCTCGGTGTCGCTGGCGGGACCATCCTGCACATCGAGGACAACCTGGCCAACGTGGAGCTGCTGCAGCGCATTCTGGAGGACCGGCCGCGGATCCGGCTGCTGGCCGCCATGCAGGGCCGGATGGGGCTGGACCTGGCCCGGCAGCACCGCCCAGACCTGATCCTGCTGGATGTGCACCTGCCCGACCTCTCCGGGGAGGAGGTCCTCCGCCGCCTGCAGGCCGACCCGCGAACCCGGTTTATCCCGGTCATCGTTATCACCGCCGACTCCAGCAGCGGACAGACAGAACGCCTCCTGGCCATAGGAGCCGCGGGCCTGTTGCGCAAGCCCGTGGAGATCCAGGAGCTGCTGCGCACCCTGGATGAGGCGTTGCGCCGGGTGAAGGGACGTCATGCCGGACCAGTCACGTAA